The Euphorbia lathyris chromosome 3, ddEupLath1.1, whole genome shotgun sequence genome contains a region encoding:
- the LOC136224665 gene encoding probable 2-oxoglutarate-dependent dioxygenase AOP1, producing the protein MSYEDCISLPTIDFCSQDLRPGSSTWNSVKSQVRKAAETYGSFQVLFKEIPEELKREMNEGLEQLFKLPLETKQLNVSEKPFHGYIGSSSSLYESLGMSDPQTLQNFQNFTTLFWPQGNHHLSKTLHSFSERMMEIDEIIRRMIVESLGLEKYLEEHINSTYYFLRVAKYEAPETGEKRTGLRPHTDKNILSIFSQNQVDGLEIQSKNGEWIPIKFSPDSFVVIIGESLNAWTNGRLYSPYHRVMMSGKERRYSTSLFSVPREGYIIRAVEELVDEQHPLICQPFDYTDYLKRRFEDNADILQVVPTLNNYFGV; encoded by the exons ATGAGTTATGAAGATTGCATTAGCCTTCCAACAATAGACTTCTGTAGCCAAGACCTAAGGCCAGGCTCTTCGACATGGAATTCGGTGAAATCGCAAGTTCGAAAAGCAGCTGAGACTTATGGAAGCTTCCAGGTTTTGTTCAAAGAAATTCCTGAAGAGCTTAAAAGGGAAATGAATGAAGGGTTAGAACAACTTTTTAAATTACCTTTAGAAACAAAACAGCTTAACGTTTCTGAAAAACCTTTTCATGGCTATATTGgatcatcttcttcactatATGAAAGCCTAGGCATGTCTGATCCTCAAACTCTTCAAAACTTCCAGAACTTCACTACTCTCTTCTGGCCTCAAGGAAATCACCATCTCAG TAAAACTTTGCATTCTTTTTCTGAGCGAATGATGGAAATAGATGAAATAATAAGGAGAATGATTGTAGAGAGTTTGGGACTGGAGAAATATTTAGAGGAGCATATAAACTCAACATATTATTTCCTAAGAGTTGCCAAATATGAAGCACCAGAAACTGGAGAGAAAAGGACTGGACTAAGGCCTCACACTGATAAGAACATTTTAAGCATTTTTTCCCAAAATCAGGTTGATGGCTTGGAGATTCAATCCAAAAATGGAGAGTGGATCCCTATCAAATTTTCTCCAGATTCTTTCGTAGTCATAATTGGGGAATCTCTCAAT GCATGGACAAATGGCAGATTGTACAGTCCATACCATAGGGTTATGATGAGTGGAAAAGAAAGAAGGTATTCAACATCATTATTTTCAGTCCCAAGAGAAGGTTACATCATAAGAGCAGTGGAAGAGCTAGTAGATGAACAACATCCTCTGATTTGTCAGCCTTTTGATTACACCGACTACCTGAAGCGTCGTTTTGAAGATAATGCCGACATACTTCAAGTTGTACCTACTCTCAACAATTATTTTGGTGTTTGA